The DNA sequence TCAGGCATTAAGGGAGAACGATTTTTTTACTGAGGGGCAGGAAGAACTTGATAAGATAAAAGAATGGGCAACCGAAACAAAGGACGGCAGCCGCTCTGACCTTGATTTTATGCCGACGGAAAAAGTTTGGTCTACTGTTTGTTCCGAACCCGACAACTGCCCGATGAATAAGTGCCCTTATTTTTCGGGCTGCTTTGTGATGAAGCTAAAACGCGAAGCGGAAAACTCCTCCATACTGGTTGCTAATCATCACATCTTATTTGCTGACCTTTCCGTGAGGGCTGAAGGCTTCGGCTATCAGGGAACGGCAGTTCTTCCTTCTTACGACAATATAATAATCGATGAAGCTCATGGAATTGAAGACGCTGCGCAAAGCTTTTTTTCAAGCGATATTTCCCGATTTGCCTTACACAAGCAAATCAACTTACTTTACCGATTTAGGCGGGGAAAGCAGTCCGGCATTTTAAGCGGCATAGTTTCAATATCTAAAAAGGCGGAACTCTTTACCGAAATCATAAACCTTCTCGAAGTTGCTGCAGCTTCTTTTAATATTCTTGAAGAACAAGCCTTGCAAGTTCTACAAAGCTATCAGTCAAAAAGCCTTGCACAAACTTCCAGCGATGAAAAAGAAAAACTCTTATCTTGTGTAGACAATTTTTTTAAAAACATAAACAACCTAAACATAAAACTTGAAAGCCTTATCAATGCAGCTGATGGAGAAGAAGATGAAGAAGGCTATATAAGAGACGGTTTTGTAATTCTTCGCCGCTTAAAAAAAATGGCTTCCGTAATGGAAAACTTTTTAAATAGCCGCGAGTTCGCGGACGATGTTTTTTGGTTTGAAAAAATAAAAACCTCTCAAGGGGAGGCTGTCCGCTTTATTCAGACACCGTTAAATTTGGCCCCGATAATGCGGCGTTCGGTTTTTATGCCCATGGCAACCGTCATCTGCGTTTCCGCTACCTTAAAAATCGGAGACGATTTTAACTTTTGGCTTAACAGAAACGGCCTTTATAATTTTACCGAAAAGAAAATTATAAAAGATTTTTTCCCTTCTCCTTTTCCGTACGAAAAAAATGTTGTCTTTAATATTCCGACAGATATGCCCATGCCTGATGAAAACAATTTTCAAGATGCCGTAAACGAAACCGTCCTCGCCTTATTGGAAATAACTCAAGGCAAGACCCTTATTTTGTT is a window from the Treponema denticola genome containing:
- a CDS encoding ATP-dependent DNA helicase; translation: MEYFDDDYFDGEKIYPLDPKTVSSLLEEDGPLASFFEKYEAREPQLALTKSICRCFNEEAIGVFEAGTGVGKSLAYLLPAMMWAKQNKKRVVISTGTINLQQQLIEKDVLTAKKILGKSFQDMKACLVKGRHNFLCLRRMTQALRENDFFTEGQEELDKIKEWATETKDGSRSDLDFMPTEKVWSTVCSEPDNCPMNKCPYFSGCFVMKLKREAENSSILVANHHILFADLSVRAEGFGYQGTAVLPSYDNIIIDEAHGIEDAAQSFFSSDISRFALHKQINLLYRFRRGKQSGILSGIVSISKKAELFTEIINLLEVAAASFNILEEQALQVLQSYQSKSLAQTSSDEKEKLLSCVDNFFKNINNLNIKLESLINAADGEEDEEGYIRDGFVILRRLKKMASVMENFLNSREFADDVFWFEKIKTSQGEAVRFIQTPLNLAPIMRRSVFMPMATVICVSATLKIGDDFNFWLNRNGLYNFTEKKIIKDFFPSPFPYEKNVVFNIPTDMPMPDENNFQDAVNETVLALLEITQGKTLILFTSYDSLQKTCEYVREHIDEKIKILKQGEADRMQLLYEFKDDVTSCLFATSSFWAGVDVPGESLSHVILVKLPFAVPTEPIFKARADLIEKSGGNSFMQLSVPEAVVQFRQGFGRLMRSNTDRGIVTVLDKRILVKRYGSIFIQSIPQTIQCFSETKAVLNKIEDFLYNN